The genomic segment ATCCTTTTGGGTGAAGCCCTCCGCCACCTTCATCTCCAGGTACAGTCGTTCATACATGTGCGCTTTGCTGTTTACGGATAGGGAAAATCTGAATTGATTTATGAGGTATTTcaggaaaaaaagtcaatgCGCTGCTTAGTCTTAGTTTTTTAATGCCTTTACCTACGCCTTAtcgttgggggggggggggggcggtctTGCGTGTCCCTATGACCTGGTGAGCGAGGCTAGAGGGGAATTCGGCACCTGCTCCGCCCTATTTAGGGGGAGAGGGCAACTCATGCTAGCAAGGTCGCCAGTGAGGGACCAGACTCAATAGTTCCCAGTTAGGCTGTCAGTACGGGTAAACGGTGCCGCTCACAACACAGGGGCCACCTTTTGAGGTCGTCCTGTGTTGGATGGTTGAGTGTCTGAGCTGTGATGCATTGTGCGAGGAGGTCTTAGCTCCGCCATGGACAAACTTTGGAATCACGAGGGGCCAATTTTTCAAACAAGTGGCCCCCATGGGGACGAGGAAACCCCGTCCCCGACGGCCAGTGCTCGCTCCCTTCGTAGTCCCAGTAGGCGGTTTCCCTTGGTCCCTGAAGccattttatttaatatttttatgggaaaaaaaaaattaatttggtTTTGGAGGGACTGTCGACCAGGACCTcgagacgatgatgatgatgatgatgatgatgatgatgatgtgtgatgatgatggtgatgtgcaGGCTCGTTCttctcctgttgttgtttcccATGATGGAAGACAGCTTGGGTCAGTTGTTCAGTCTTGTCTTGACACTCTCGTGATGATTAATGTCTATGCCTCCACTTCATACCGTGCTATCCACTCGGTTTTCAAGACTTTTGGAACGGTTCTCCGTATTATTCTCAAATACGACGACGATTGTGTCTCCGATCGGTGCTATGTGACATTTTCATCTGACGTTGCCGCCAAAGCTGCCCTTGAGGCAGTGAATTATCTGCGTCTTAAAGACAACTTAATTGCTGAGATCATTCGATCAAGCACTTGAAACAAACTTGTCACTTAAACCTACAACAGGGGCTTGCCTGTCCCTATGATCAGGCGAGCGAGGCTAGAGGGGACTTCGGCCCCTGGTCCGCCTTACTTAGTGGGAGAAGGCCAGTACAGGTCAACGGTGCCGCTCACCAGAGGGGCCACCTTTTGAGGTCGTCCTGTGTTGATATATGCATACCTGTGTATTCGTAATATATCAGGAATATGTGAAGTATTTCTGGGAAACTGGTACAAGTAAAAACTTTCAACTTACTTTTCTGTCATGACTTTTTGTAGTCCTTCCATATAGGACGGCACATGTTCAACTCTTTCACTAAAGGACCTTAAGGTCTCAGATCCAGAATCCTTAAAACTTTGTATAAATATGTCCATTCTTTTCATGAAAGTTActctgaaagaaataaaaaatttgATTGAAAATtttgagaacacacacacacacacacacacacacacacacacacacacacacacacacacacactttataccTCAACCAAAACTTATTATCAAAGAATGCCACCTTTTCTACGTGAACACAATGAAAAGCCTACGTGATTCCCATGTCCACAAGGTCAGCAAGTGTTTCCGGGCGAGGTGGATACTTAGGTGCGGTGAGGCTAGCAGTCAGGTTGCTGCGATAAACAGTTCCCACAATAAAGGCAAAGATCAGCCATACTGTTAAAAGAACACGCGTTGAGTTGTTTCTTGGCAGCTCCCCTGGAATGGCCTCGTCCAGCAGCGTCCCGACCACCTGCTTCAACACCACCCACGCCCCTGAACCATCACTGTAGGTGCCTTGCATCATCTGTAGTTGGTGTTTTGGAGATTGTTCATTAATAATGACACGTCAATTTTCTCTCCATATCTTAAAAATCTGGGCTTCAAACATTTTTGCATCGAGTGGGTCGAGAATTCAAATTTAAATAGAAAACTTTACTCTTACCAACAAGAGAATACCATAAACCAGGAGCACGGTGATCAGTATTGAGATCCAGACTTCCCTTTGCATTGGATGGTAGAGAGCCTGCCAGCTGGGCTCAATGGTGGGCTTAGCAAAAGCAAATGCCAGAGCTGATGGCTCCAACAAAAAGCTGTAATCAAATTTCTCAACCATGTGAGCCATGACAGGATAATTGATTGGTATCATGAGAGCCTCCCGTGTCTGTACGCGTTCCATCACCTGTCAAGGATTTCTCTGTAGAATGACGCGTTTAAGTACACTAAattaacaatctctctctctctctctctctctctctctctctctgaaagaaaCCAACCTCAGCTCTTTTGGATACAATTCAAAATCTAATGAACACGAGTTAATAATTCTAAGTGTAATCGGAAGCATATATAAGTGTAATCGGaagcatatgtgtgtgtgtgtgtgtgtgtgtgtgtgtaattttatttatttttttcagacatTCAAGTTAAAGGCAAACACGTGTCAAGTTAAAGGCAAACTTGTGAAGTCTTGTTACTGTAACGTCATTTGCTTTCGTTAAGTAGTCTCAACTCACACGATCC from the Scylla paramamosain isolate STU-SP2022 chromosome 17, ASM3559412v1, whole genome shotgun sequence genome contains:
- the LOC135108649 gene encoding uncharacterized protein LOC135108649 is translated as MERVQTREALMIPINYPVMAHMVEKFDYSFLLEPSALAFAFAKPTIEPSWQALYHPMQREVWISILITVLLVYGILLLMMQGTYSDGSGAWVVLKQVVGTLLDEAIPGELPRNNSTRVLLTVWLIFAFIVGTVYRSNLTASLTAPKYPPRPETLADLVDMGITVTFMKRMDIFIQSFKDSGSETLRSFSERVEHVPSYMEGLQKVMTEK